TAAGCCGCTCTGCGGCCACATAGGGGTCCACCGCCGTACCCATGACTTCAATCTGCGGGTCGGAAGACAGAATATCTTCGAGCGTTTGCCGAACAACGGCGGAATCATCGACAATAAGAACTCGAATCTTACGCATGAACAACCTCTTGAGGACTATCTGGATTCTGCAACGATGCGGCGGATAAGGCCGGGCACGTCCAGGATGAGCGCAATGGACCCGTCACCCTTGATAGTGGCCCCGGAGATGCCCTCCACATCCTTATACACCCGACCCAGGCTCTTGATGACCGTCTGGTGCTCGCCTATGACCGTGTCCACGACAATACCGACGCGGCTTCCCTCCACGCCGGTGATAACGATCTGCTCGATGGGCGGATTCTCGCCCTCAATGTTGAACCATTCGCGAATATGGATGTACGGCACGATCTCGCCGCGCAAGTGCAGAATGCGTTGCTCGGACCCGGCCTCCTCCACTTCGCTGCGGGACAGTTCCACGCACTCTTCCACCAAGGACAGGGGAATGACGTAGTATTCGTTCTCCACCCGGACCTGAAGTCCGTCGATGATGGCCAGCGTCAGAGGGAGCCGGATGGTGATGGTTGTGCCCGTGTTCGGCTTGGAGTCGATGTCGATAGTCCCGCGCAGGGAATCTATGGCCCGTTTGACCACGTCCATGCCCACGCCCCGGCCGGACACGTTGGTCACCACCTTGGCCGTGGAGAAGCCGGGCTCGAAAATGAGCTTGAGCAATTCCTTTTCGGTCAGTTCGGCATCCTTGGAAATCAGCCCGCGCTCGATGCCCTTCTCGCGGATCATCTCGCTGCTCATGCCCTTGCCGTCGTCGGATATACGGATAAGGACCTCGCCGCCCGAGTGCTCGGCGGAAAGCAGGATGGTGCCCTGCGGGGCCTTGCCCTTGGCCACGCGTTCCTGGGGCTGCTCGATGCCATGGTCGATGGAGTTACGCAGCAGGTGGACCAGGGGATCGCCCAGCCGTTCGATGACCGTCTTGTCCAACTCGGTCTCCGCGCCGCTGGTGGCCAGGGTAATCTGCTTGCCCAGATCAGCGGAAAGATCGCGCACCAACCGCCGAAACTTGCTGAACGATGTACCTATGGGCAGCATGCGGATACCGAGCGTGGAGTCGCGCAGTTCATCGCTCAACCGTTCCAGCTCCTCGGCCAGCAGGGTCAGGGCGGCATCGTGCTTCTCGCTGACCACCTGGGTGATCTGCGCCTGAACGATGACCAATTCACCTACCAAATCCACCAGATAATCAAGCTTGTCCGCCGCTACCCGGATGCTGCTCAGGGCCTCCTGGCGCTTCTTCCCGGCCGCCTTCTCGCGGACCTCGCCCTGCCGCTTGACCGCCTTGCTGACCTTTTCCCCTGGGACCTTGCCAGACTCGGTCAGGATCTGGCCCAACGGCTTGTCCACCCCGCTCTTCTGCGAAGTCAGCGCCTCAGCGACGTCCGCATAGGTCAGGTCGCCGCTTTCGACGAGCATTTCGCCGATCCGGGGGATGCGCACGGAGTCATCCTCGTCCTCTTCCACAAAACTGGATACCGGGGTGACGGCCTTCCGCTCCCGGGGCGGAGCGGGCTCGGACGAAACCGTTTCCGGAGCAGGTTCGGGCTCCCCGTCCAAGGCCTTGACTTCGACTTTGAGATCCGCATCCAAAAAGAAGAACACATCCTGGACGTCGTTCTGGGCGGCCTCGGTCTCCAGCAAGAGTTCCCAGCCGCTTCCAGTCTCCCGATGACCGGACTCGACCTTGAGGGTTCCCAACCGTTCCAACTCTTCGAAAAAGGCCTCCACGGCGTCCGCGTTCACCTCGCCGCCCAAGGGACGGAGGGTGATGCGATAGCAGTGCATGGGTGCGCCGGACTCGTCCTGCGGGGCGGATTCCGCCTCGTTCCCGGCGGGAGGGACCTCTTCCGGTGCGGACTCGGCCTCTGCGGCGGGCTCGGACACATTGCCGGCAGCCGTCGCGTTGGTCCCTTCGACAAAAGACTGCAAACCGTCAAGAATGTCCTGCATGATCTCCGGGGCGACGGGCTCGTCGTCCTCGGCCTCGAGCATGGCCCGAATCTGGTCGCGAGAACGCAGGGCCAGGCTGCACAGGACCGGGGTAGCCTGCACGTCGCCATTGCGCACCATGTCGAAAACCGTCTCCACCTCATGGGTGAAGGCGGCGATTTCCTCGAAGCCAAACATGGCTCCCGACCCCTTGATGGTATGCAGGGCCCGGAATATCTGGTTGACCAGATCCATATCGTCGGGCGCTTCCTCAAGTTCGAGCAAAGCGCCCTCAAGCTCGATCAGGAGGTCGTAGGCTTCTTCTTTGAATATCTGTCTGTTCAGGTCGTCTCCTGACATTCCGCCACTCTCCTCACGTCAGATTCCCACGCCGTTTTGAACGCGTGTGGGATGGGTTGGCCACATGCGGCGTACTGATAGTATATCAACTGGAACTAGAGGAATAGACTATTATAATCTTTTCCAAAACAGAGGCGGTCACTTGGCCCCGAGAAATTTGATCTCGGCCCGGGCCGACTGATCGTCAAAGGGCTTCACCGCGATCTCCACCCGTTCGCCTTTGAAGTCCGCCGCGCCGAGCAGGATACCCTCGAAGTAATCGAACAGTCCCCGGCTCGAACGATAATTCATGAACAGAACGTCGCCCTTGTCCTCATAGGTGAATTTGGGCGGCTTGATGCCGGGCTGGGACTTGGTCAACTGGGCATGGACGTCGTTCATGCGCAGATAGAAATCCTTGAGCGAATCCTTCTTGAAATAACCGGGATAAAGCTCGTTGAAACGGACCACCGTATACCGGCCCAGCCCGATGAAAAATTCCCTGACGGAAATACCCGCGCCGTCGGCCGCGAATTCGGCCATCTGCCGCAAGACCTGGTCCGGATAGCTGTCGGCGGGCAGGAAGACCGGATTGCCCAACTCCCGCTGCATGGCCTCGTAGAGGGCCTGGCCATGAGTCTTGCGCACGTATTCCTGAGCCAGCTTGGGCAGGACGCCTCTCATTTGCCCATCGGAACTGCGCAGCCTGTCGCTCGTCCCGGTCTCGCCGTCACCGAATTCCCTGGACACGTCAAGCAGTTCCCTGGCCAGTTCGGCCATCTCCCGGGTCGCTCCGGCGGCCTGTCCGGCGGCCTCGTCCGCATCCTCGGCGATGGAGGCAATGTCCCCCACACTGCGCATGATCCCTTCGACAGCCGAAGACTGCTCCTCGGCGGCGGTGGCAATCTGGGCCACCCGTTGTACCATGTCCCTAATATTGTCCATGATCCGCTGCAATGATTCGCCCGCGCGGTTGGACAGGGCCGTGCTCTCGCCCACCTTGGCCGCCGTGGCCTGCATGGAGTTGGTGGCATCTTTGGAGCGCTTCTGGATGGCGACGACGGCTTCCTCCACCTCCTTGGTGGCGTCCATGGTTTTTTCGGCCAGCTTGCGCACCTCGTCGGCCACCACGGCAAACCCCCGGCCTGCGTCGCCCGCTCGGGCCGCCTCGATGGCCGCATTAAGGGCCAACAGATTGGTTTGGTCCGCGATGTCGTTGATGACGTTGATGATCTGCCCGATGGCTCCGGCCTGGGAGTCCAGTTCGACGATCTCCAGGCCCAATTGGCGGGCCGACTCGGCCACCTGGTTGATGGCCGCCACCGCGTCGTCAACCATGGCCGCGCCCTCCTCCGCCGAGGTGTTGGCCTCGGTGGCGGCCTCGCTGGTCACCGTGGCATGGCGAGCCACTTCCAGCACCGTGCCGGTCATCTCCTCCATGGAAGCGGCCACCGAAGCGGTCTGACGGCGCTGTTTCTGCGCGCCCTGGGCTTGCTCGTCGGCCGAGGCCGAGAGCAATTCCGTGGCCGAGGCCACATGCTCGGCCAGGCCGCTGATGTGTTGGCCCGCTTCCCGCAGGCGTTCGCGTTGCGTTTCGATCTCCCGTTGGCGGGCCGCCTGTTCCGACAAATCGAGGAGGGAGGCCACCGCGCCAAGGGTTGCGCCCGCGTCGTCCCGAATAAAATCCACGAAAAGCTGTACCGGGACGACCCGCCCGTCCCACAGCTTGAGGTCCAGAGATTCGGCCACGGGCTTCATGGTCCGCAAGGCCTTCTCGGTCACCGAAACGCCATCCCGGTCATAAAAGGCCCGGCTGACGGTTTGGCCGACCGCTTGATCCTCGGTTTTGTGCAGGAGCGCGAGCAGAGGCCGGGAGGCCTGGCGGATATGCCCTTCGGCGTCGCTCAACAATGCCGGACCGGCCAAGGCCCGGAACGCCCGTGCGCAAAAATCCGCCGCCTCGCGTTGGGCGGACAACGCCTCGGACAGCGGCCCCATGGCCCCGCCAAGCAGATTTTCTTCCCCGGCAAGGGGCTCGTCGCCTCGAACCAGCCGGTCCAGGGCCGCATGGAGTCGGGCTTCGGTACGCTTCAGCCCGATGCCCGCAACCATACAGACAAGCAGGGCGCAACCGGCCGCCAATCCGTAATATAGCCATCCCCCGAAGGCAAAGGCGACGGCGAACAGGCCGCACAGGCCCACTCCAGACAAAACCATTTTTCCCATGGGACGTAGCTGCATTCATCCGGCTCCGTGCAAGGCTATGGGTGGCGAACGGAAAAACATATTCCGGCCCACCACTACCCCTTCTTCAGGCTATTGGCAATTATTGGTGAAAACTGATGAAGTTCAGGCGCGTGGAGCGCCGTCGGCTATTCTTCCCGCTTGCGCAGAATACGCACGGCCCGCCGCCGGCGATACCGCCGGATGGCGAACAGGGAAAGGAAGTAGGTCGCAATGGTGGCCGGGATGCCGAAGGCCAGCCCGCCCGCGAACATAACCCCGAAGACCTGCCAACCCGCATGGATCATGTCCACCATACGGAGCTTGTCCGGGTCGAAGGTCAGGTTGTGAAAAGGCGTGACCACCTGGCCCACCTGAAAGAGGAAATAATAGAACGGGACCATGGTGGCCGCGTTGGAATAGCAGGTGACCAGCCAGGCGGCCAGCTTGTTGACCCGCAGGACAAAGGCCAGGGCGATGACCACCACGGACTGAAATGGAATGATGGGCAACGCGCCGATGAACATGCCCAAGGCGCAGGCCGCGGCCAGGTTCTTGGGCGACGAATTCTGGCGCATGAGACGCAGGTACCAGTACCGCATCCACCGCTTGGTGCCCGGCCACCATTCCCGGACAGACCGCCTGGGCGGCTTTTCCGGGGGCGTCCGGTGAGTAATTCTCTGGGTCAAGACCTACTCCAGGACGTCAAAGCGTGAAAACTTCATCATGAACCCGGCGCGGCCCTGAGTGGCCGAACGCAGGTCCGTGGAAAAACCGAACAAACTGGCCAGCGGAGCCAGCCCCTGGACGATCTTGAGCCCGGCCCGGTCGATCATGTTCTCGATCTTGGCCCCCTTGGCACCGAGCAGGCCGACCACATCGCCAACGAACTCTTCTGGCACGGAAATCTCTACCCACATGATCGGTTCCAGAAGCTTGGGATCGGCCTGGGCCAAGGCCTCCTTCAGGGCCATGGCCGAAGCCATGCGGTAGCCCACCGGGCTTGATTCACCTTCCCGGC
The sequence above is drawn from the Desulfovibrio sp. Huiquan2017 genome and encodes:
- a CDS encoding methyl-accepting chemotaxis protein; amino-acid sequence: MQLRPMGKMVLSGVGLCGLFAVAFAFGGWLYYGLAAGCALLVCMVAGIGLKRTEARLHAALDRLVRGDEPLAGEENLLGGAMGPLSEALSAQREAADFCARAFRALAGPALLSDAEGHIRQASRPLLALLHKTEDQAVGQTVSRAFYDRDGVSVTEKALRTMKPVAESLDLKLWDGRVVPVQLFVDFIRDDAGATLGAVASLLDLSEQAARQREIETQRERLREAGQHISGLAEHVASATELLSASADEQAQGAQKQRRQTASVAASMEEMTGTVLEVARHATVTSEAATEANTSAEEGAAMVDDAVAAINQVAESARQLGLEIVELDSQAGAIGQIINVINDIADQTNLLALNAAIEAARAGDAGRGFAVVADEVRKLAEKTMDATKEVEEAVVAIQKRSKDATNSMQATAAKVGESTALSNRAGESLQRIMDNIRDMVQRVAQIATAAEEQSSAVEGIMRSVGDIASIAEDADEAAGQAAGATREMAELARELLDVSREFGDGETGTSDRLRSSDGQMRGVLPKLAQEYVRKTHGQALYEAMQRELGNPVFLPADSYPDQVLRQMAEFAADGAGISVREFFIGLGRYTVVRFNELYPGYFKKDSLKDFYLRMNDVHAQLTKSQPGIKPPKFTYEDKGDVLFMNYRSSRGLFDYFEGILLGAADFKGERVEIAVKPFDDQSARAEIKFLGAK
- a CDS encoding chemotaxis protein CheA yields the protein MSGDDLNRQIFKEEAYDLLIELEGALLELEEAPDDMDLVNQIFRALHTIKGSGAMFGFEEIAAFTHEVETVFDMVRNGDVQATPVLCSLALRSRDQIRAMLEAEDDEPVAPEIMQDILDGLQSFVEGTNATAAGNVSEPAAEAESAPEEVPPAGNEAESAPQDESGAPMHCYRITLRPLGGEVNADAVEAFFEELERLGTLKVESGHRETGSGWELLLETEAAQNDVQDVFFFLDADLKVEVKALDGEPEPAPETVSSEPAPPRERKAVTPVSSFVEEDEDDSVRIPRIGEMLVESGDLTYADVAEALTSQKSGVDKPLGQILTESGKVPGEKVSKAVKRQGEVREKAAGKKRQEALSSIRVAADKLDYLVDLVGELVIVQAQITQVVSEKHDAALTLLAEELERLSDELRDSTLGIRMLPIGTSFSKFRRLVRDLSADLGKQITLATSGAETELDKTVIERLGDPLVHLLRNSIDHGIEQPQERVAKGKAPQGTILLSAEHSGGEVLIRISDDGKGMSSEMIREKGIERGLISKDAELTEKELLKLIFEPGFSTAKVVTNVSGRGVGMDVVKRAIDSLRGTIDIDSKPNTGTTITIRLPLTLAIIDGLQVRVENEYYVIPLSLVEECVELSRSEVEEAGSEQRILHLRGEIVPYIHIREWFNIEGENPPIEQIVITGVEGSRVGIVVDTVIGEHQTVIKSLGRVYKDVEGISGATIKGDGSIALILDVPGLIRRIVAESR
- a CDS encoding DUF2062 domain-containing protein, producing MTQRITHRTPPEKPPRRSVREWWPGTKRWMRYWYLRLMRQNSSPKNLAAACALGMFIGALPIIPFQSVVVIALAFVLRVNKLAAWLVTCYSNAATMVPFYYFLFQVGQVVTPFHNLTFDPDKLRMVDMIHAGWQVFGVMFAGGLAFGIPATIATYFLSLFAIRRYRRRRAVRILRKREE